The sequence below is a genomic window from Candidatus Saganbacteria bacterium.
TGAATATTTCCTTGAGAGTTATCGCCATATTTATCTATCGACAAAAAAATAGTTTATGTTCAAGTGAAATTTTCTTTTTAAGATGAGGATAATAAATCGGGAGGGCATAGGATCCGCCGAAGGCGGGCGCGAGTGGGAACCGACACGTTCAGTGTCGGGGGCCCCACGAGCATATGTTCATATTATGACAATAGAAATCAAAGCTTCGGGTGCAGTTACTCCCGTTTCAAGTGGAGGAAGCCTTCCTCCAAGAATATTGAGGCTTAATTTAGCACATATAAACGCATTAAGAGGAACAAGGCCTGCAATTTTAGCTCAAGATAGGCCGCAGGAAATAAGAAAGATCGCTATTGTTGATGATGAAGCAATGATCGCGTGGCTTCTTACCAGAAGCCTTAGAAGAAATCTCTTATCTCTTGGAGCAAATATTCAGGAAGCTTTGTTCACGGGAGAGATCCCAATGGTTGAAGATGGAAATACGCTTATATTATCAACTAACATTTCAGAATTATCCGACATTGAAAGACGTGCCGAGATATTAAAAGTTCCCGAGGTATTAGTGGCTCAAAATGTTGATATATTATTCACGGATTTTAATATGCCGGGGCTTACCGGAGAACAAATTGTTAGAGCTATTAGAGAACAAGGATCTAGGGGCATAATTGTTGGCTTAACAGGCCAGCCGCATGAAAACACCGAACCATTTTATGCCGCGGGAGCAGACCTGGTACTTGAAAAACCATTTAACATTAAAGATATCCTCAATTTATTTAATTAATGCCTAAAGTGCCTGCGTCCGGTAAATACCATAGCTATCCCATTCTCATTGGCGGCATCAATTGATTCTTGGTCGCGCATGCTGCCGCCCGGCTGAATAATTGCGGTGATCCCTATTTTGGCGGCAAGGTCTACATTGTCCTTGAACGGAAAGAAAGCATCAGACGCCATAACAGCGCCTTTGTCTCGTCCATTCGCTTTTTTATGGGCGATCTCTGTAGCATCGATCCTGCTCATTTGACCAGCGCCAATTCCCACAGTCGCGCCATCTTTTACAAAAACGATCGTATTTGATTTAACGTGCTTTGCAACACCCCATGCAAAGAAAAGATCTTCCATTTGCCCGATCGTCGGCTCTTTCTTTGTCGCGGTCTTTATTTCGTTTATTCCAAGTTGTGCCAGATCCATATCTTGGATAAGAACACCGCCAGTGACTCTCTTATAATCAAGGGCCCCATATCGCGCACCCATCAATGGGCATTCCATAATGCGCAGATTTTTTTTCTCGCGGAGCTTCTCTAATGCATCGGAGTCGAAACTTGGAGCAATGATAGCTTCCGCAAAAAGAGTCCCCAGGGCATTGACAAAAGCCATATCGACTTCCCTATTGCAGGCGATAATACTGCCGAAAGCCGAAACCGTATCGCATTCATATGCTTTCTTATAAGCTTCCGCTGCAGTTTTTCCTTTTGCGACCCCGCATGGATTGTTATGTTTGATGATCGCGACCGCGCAATCGGCGAAATAATTGACAAGCGTCCATGCCGAATCAAGATCGACAATATTA
It includes:
- a CDS encoding response regulator; translation: MTIEIKASGAVTPVSSGGSLPPRILRLNLAHINALRGTRPAILAQDRPQEIRKIAIVDDEAMIAWLLTRSLRRNLLSLGANIQEALFTGEIPMVEDGNTLILSTNISELSDIERRAEILKVPEVLVAQNVDILFTDFNMPGLTGEQIVRAIREQGSRGIIVGLTGQPHENTEPFYAAGADLVLEKPFNIKDILNLFN